AAAAAGGATCTCTCTTCTGCTGAAAAGTGTGAAATAGTGCAATGCTTGGCCATGGAATGAAAACCTTAGATATTTCACAAGAACTTAAGTGTGATCATTTTTCTGTGGCTGAGTCACAGCACACACAGGTTCATGCAGATAAAGGCATAAGGAAGGTTTCTGCCAGACAAATGCACTGGATTAAGagcaagcctttttttttttttttttttttttaatttttaaatttatttatttttttataaatgctTGGCTCTAAACACATGCCGTAAATAAAAGAATAGGAGAGAACATGGCATTTTTTATTCACTTTTAAACCAGAAAGCCTTAACATAACTAGTGCATTAACCTTACTTTGCAGTACACTCATCATATGGCAATAaaagattgttttcttttttcatactTTGTGTTTTGCCGTGTCCCAGAATCACAGTGGACAGTACTAATGCAGAGTCATTGCTGAATGTGGCCAACCAGTACCAGATTGAACCAGTGAAGATGATGTGTGCGAAGTTCATTTTTGGACAGATTGATGCAACAAACTGCCTGggtaacaacagaaacacagaccTGCCATTGTGGATTTCTTTGAGTGATTCCTGTTCTGTGCTTTTGCAGGCATTTCAGTACTCTCAGACCGCATGAACTGTCCAGAGCTgaaggcagcagcagaggagttTTCCTATCTCCACTTTACTGATGTCTGCAGACTGGATGAATTTCTAAATCTGGACATTGCACAGCTCGCGCAACTACtgcaccaggacaaactcactGTCTACTGTGAGACACAGGTACCACAGTGTCGACtaaaattttatatttaaaacaaaaaaatgtagcCAACTGAAATCAAACTAGACCTGAAATTTAActaaagcaagtttaaaaacaaaaacactgtagAAAGCCTTTGTTCCCACATGTTGCTCCATTCAGGTTTATGATGCTGCAGTGCGCTGGCTAAAGTATAACATCCCAAGTAGACAACAGCATATTGTGGATGTTTTGAGGTGCATTCGCCTACCTCTGGTCCCCAAAACCTTCCTGTCAGAAACTGTAAAGACTGAGCCGCTCTTCCAGGACAACCCACACTGTTTACAGATGATCACCCGTGAGTAGCAAAATGGAGAGCTTGCACTCAAATTCAAGTTTAAGACATTCATGCAAGAACAGTGGCGTAACCAACATTCCCAATGAAATGATCTGCATCATTCAATGGAAGCAAAAAGTTTAAACTGATGAATTTCAGTAAAACCTGTTATACATGTTCAACATAATATTGTGGCTAATTGAATTCCAGGGTTTTGCTGGAATATTTTCTgggttttgtgtgtatgtatatgttgttGCTCTAAATGGCCAGTATTGGTAATTTGGCTCGTCACGTGACACAGGCAAAGTTCAAATAGTTGCGATATTGCTTTCCACTGTGTAGATGGCTCTATTCATtcacaaaaaaaccctcattGCTTTTTGCCTTAGGTGCAATGTGGGACCTTGGAGAGCTCAGCCAACCACGTCGCAAGAAGTACGACAACTGCATTGGTCTGTTTAATGGTAACCGCTGCTACTACTTTGACCCCAAGGTAACAACAAATATTTACCAATTCTAGCCACAGGGGCATCACTTCAGACTGTGTAATATCGTTTGGGTATGTGCTTTTTTAGCAGTTGCTTGATGATTATTTACATTGCCACCTTAGGTAAATGTAGAGGAATCCCACTGATTACATATGAGCTACCTTTAACCTACTATAAGGAGGAAAAACTCTCAAAGTGACTTCCAGCTCAAGGCAGGCCAGCCATTTTTGGTGGAAGGTTAAGGGGAAATAAGATTGAGAAGATGAGCACGAAGcaacaaacagtaaatgaggCTAAATAGTGGTGCACATTAGTAGAATAACGATTTGGTTAATCTtcggtgtttgtttgttttgttgttttctttcaatagTTCCATACAATAGCAGGTCTGTTCTAATCATTACACAAGTGTTGGTATTGCTTTCCATTCAGGATTACAGCTGGATGAGCATCAACTGCAAACTGTCAAAACGCCAGAATAGGGTGGGCTCCATTTTAGGTGGCTCACACAGCTTTCACATCAAACACACAGACTTCTACAACATTCTGAGGAATAGATGCTCCAGGCCAGGGCCACCAACACCTCGTGAGAACATGTCTGCTTGTGTTTTTGAGGGCAAGATCTTCACATCTGGAGGATCAGAAGCGGGTATGCATGGTGATATGTGTATCTCTTGAAGAGACTGTGGGCAGTGAATTGC
This region of Maylandia zebra isolate NMK-2024a linkage group LG20, Mzebra_GT3a, whole genome shotgun sequence genomic DNA includes:
- the LOC101485441 gene encoding kelch-like protein 7 isoform X2, with translation MMASSCAKKNNRKSAIRERTCLTNYMGFLNHVRKQGSLCDVTLVVQGKRLAAHRAVLAAASHVFRLMFTTRMKESVSPEVELKSVEPEILELLLEYIYTSQITVDSTNAESLLNVANQYQIEPVKMMCAKFIFGQIDATNCLGISVLSDRMNCPELKAAAEEFSYLHFTDVCRLDEFLNLDIAQLAQLLHQDKLTVYCETQVYDAAVRWLKYNIPSRQQHIVDVLRCIRLPLVPKTFLSETVKTEPLFQDNPHCLQMITRAMWDLGELSQPRRKKYDNCIGLFNGNRCYYFDPKDYSWMSINCKLSKRQNRVGSILGGSHSFHIKHTDFYNILRNRCSRPGPPTPRENMSACVFEGKIFTSGGSEAGGSAVDLFESYDTMTESWQVNTSMLVSRCSHASVEANGLIYVCGGLTGNSVSGRVLRNCEVYDPSTQQWRKLHEMRVARKNHGLVVIDNKIYAVGGEGSTGGLDSVEYYDITTNKWHAASRMPWRSLSVKCVPVGDVIFVLAGRGLGAQCLTNVLEYHTKTSG
- the LOC101485441 gene encoding kelch-like protein 7 isoform X3 → MMASSCAKKNNRKSAIRERTCLTNYMGFLNHVRKQGSLCDVTLVVQGKRLAAHRAVLAAASHVFRLMFTTRMKESVSPEVELKSVEPEILELLLEYIYTSQITVDSTNAESLLNVANQYQIEPVKMMCAKFIFGQIDATNCLGISVLSDRMNCPELKAAAEEFSYLHFTDVCRLDEFLNLDIAQLAQLLHQDKLTVYCETQVYDAAVRWLKYNIPSRQQHIVDVLRCIRLPLVPKTFLSETVKTEPLFQDNPHCLQMITRAMWDLGELSQPRRKKYDNCIGLFNGNRCYYFDPKDYSWMSINCKLSKRQNRVGSILGGSHSFHIKHTDFYNILRNRCSRPGPPTPRENMSACVFEGKIFTSGGSEAGGSAVDLFESYDTMTESWQVNTSMLVSRCSHASVEANGLIYVCGGLTGNSVSGRVLRNCEVYDPSTQQWRKLHEMRVARKNHGLVVIDNKIYAVGGEGSTGG